In a genomic window of Flavobacterium lipolyticum:
- a CDS encoding efflux RND transporter periplasmic adaptor subunit — protein MSKKTIYLLVGGAVALIAVLVGLSKAGVIGNKDEGTEVEISKVIASTIVETVSATGKIQPEIEVKLSSMVSGEIIALNVKEGQVVKKGDLLVKINPDLYTSGLDRTVANLSGTKAGLTQSEASYNEAKANYDRNKTLYEKGVISRSDWDKAISTYEVAKATKQNAYYNVKSASASVTEARDNLGRTLIYAPADGTISVLNVELGERVLGTQQMAGTELLRVANLNNMEVEVDVNENDIVKVKIGDEANVEVDAYLKKKFKGIVTSISNSASTALTSDQVTNFKVKVRILKESYQDLLEGQPSTYSPFRPGMTATVDIRTKTKNNVLAVPISSVVVKSDTAAVKDFKVEDPNEDKKAAPKSDKKFECVFVKVGNKAKIKIIKTGIQDDTNIEVMTGLKAGDVVITGPYTTVSKDLNSGDKVKLKKADTSKK, from the coding sequence ATGTCTAAAAAAACGATTTATCTTTTAGTAGGTGGCGCAGTAGCACTTATTGCAGTTTTAGTTGGTCTTTCGAAAGCAGGAGTTATTGGGAATAAGGATGAAGGAACAGAAGTAGAAATTTCAAAAGTAATAGCTTCAACAATTGTTGAAACAGTTTCGGCAACAGGAAAAATCCAGCCTGAAATTGAAGTGAAGCTTTCGTCAATGGTTTCGGGAGAAATTATTGCGTTAAATGTAAAAGAAGGGCAGGTGGTTAAAAAAGGAGATTTATTGGTAAAAATAAATCCTGATTTGTACACCTCCGGTTTAGATCGTACTGTGGCTAATCTGTCAGGAACTAAGGCTGGTTTAACGCAGTCTGAGGCTAGTTATAATGAAGCAAAAGCAAATTACGACCGTAACAAAACGTTATACGAAAAAGGAGTAATTTCAAGATCAGATTGGGATAAGGCAATTTCGACTTATGAAGTAGCCAAGGCCACCAAGCAAAATGCGTATTACAATGTTAAAAGTGCTTCGGCATCGGTTACAGAGGCCAGAGACAACTTAGGGCGTACTTTAATTTATGCTCCTGCTGACGGAACTATTTCGGTTTTAAATGTGGAACTGGGAGAGCGTGTCTTAGGAACGCAGCAAATGGCCGGAACGGAGCTTTTACGTGTAGCCAACTTAAACAATATGGAAGTTGAAGTTGACGTAAACGAAAATGACATCGTTAAGGTGAAAATTGGTGACGAAGCTAACGTGGAAGTTGACGCTTATCTGAAAAAGAAATTTAAAGGTATCGTAACCAGTATTTCTAATTCGGCCAGTACAGCATTAACTTCTGATCAGGTAACAAATTTTAAAGTTAAAGTACGTATACTGAAAGAATCGTATCAGGATTTACTGGAAGGACAACCAAGTACTTATTCTCCTTTCAGACCTGGAATGACGGCTACGGTTGATATTCGTACCAAAACTAAAAACAATGTTTTGGCAGTGCCAATCAGTTCGGTTGTGGTTAAATCTGATACAGCTGCGGTAAAAGACTTTAAGGTAGAAGATCCAAACGAGGATAAAAAAGCAGCTCCGAAAAGCGATAAAAAGTTTGAGTGCGTTTTTGTAAAAGTAGGAAACAAAGCCAAAATTAAAATAATTAAAACCGGTATACAGGACGATACGAATATCGAAGTAATGACAGGATTGAAAGCAGGAGATGTTGTTATTACAGGACCTTATACCACTGTCTCTAAAGATTTGAATTCCGGAGATAAAGTAAAACTCAAAAAAGCAGATACTTCTAAGAAATAA
- the tsaB gene encoding tRNA (adenosine(37)-N6)-threonylcarbamoyltransferase complex dimerization subunit type 1 TsaB translates to MSFILNIETATKNCSVSIAKNGETIICREIAEEGYSHAEKLHVFIEEVIAEAGVAIEDLVAVAVSQGPGSYTGLRIGVSAAKGLCFALNIPLIAVDTLQTLASQAKVSEGKIIPMLDARRMEVYSEIFAADLKVERTIQAEIITEDSFKGYTETVYFVGDCAEKCKTVLTQSNFVFLEEIKYPSAAAMSKISYDKYQKSDTVDVAYFEPYYLKDFMMAPPSKKA, encoded by the coding sequence TTGTCTTTTATTCTCAATATTGAAACCGCTACCAAAAATTGCTCCGTATCCATTGCTAAAAACGGAGAAACCATTATATGCAGGGAAATCGCCGAAGAAGGTTATTCACATGCTGAAAAACTCCACGTTTTTATCGAAGAGGTAATTGCTGAAGCTGGTGTCGCGATTGAGGATTTAGTGGCTGTTGCCGTGAGTCAGGGACCAGGGTCTTATACCGGTCTGCGTATTGGGGTTTCGGCCGCGAAAGGATTGTGTTTTGCCTTAAATATTCCTTTGATTGCAGTTGATACTTTACAAACATTAGCTTCACAGGCTAAGGTTTCCGAAGGGAAAATTATTCCAATGCTGGATGCCAGAAGAATGGAAGTGTATAGCGAAATATTTGCAGCTGATTTAAAAGTGGAAAGAACAATTCAGGCTGAAATTATTACGGAGGATTCTTTTAAGGGGTATACAGAGACTGTGTATTTTGTAGGTGATTGTGCCGAAAAATGCAAAACAGTTTTAACCCAATCAAATTTTGTGTTTTTGGAAGAGATCAAATATCCTTCGGCTGCTGCGATGAGTAAGATCAGTTATGATAAATATCAAAAAAGCGACACTGTTGATGTCGCTTATTTTGAACCTTATTATTTAAAAGATTTTATGATGGCTCCTCCATCAAAAAAAGCATAA
- a CDS encoding mechanosensitive ion channel family protein: MYNSEQISNYAAKFINVLIDYSPKLISAFIILFVGIYAIRLISRIITKIMIQRNLDPTLTRFLSDILIWALRILLFVTFISKLGIETSSFVAILGAMGLAVGLSLQGSLSNFAGGMLIIVFKPFKVGDTIETQGGVIATVVEIQIFVTKMLTANNQTVFVPNGALSNGTIINYSMQGERRADLTFAVSYDSDIKKAKDILLNVLNNNPKVLKKPAPEVFVKNLTASSVEFAVRPWAKNANYGAVFSETLENCKAALDEAGISVQPYTLQK, encoded by the coding sequence ATGTACAATTCAGAACAGATTAGCAATTATGCTGCTAAATTTATTAACGTATTAATTGATTATTCTCCAAAATTAATCTCGGCATTCATCATTTTATTTGTCGGAATCTATGCCATCCGATTAATCAGCAGAATCATCACAAAAATAATGATCCAAAGAAATCTGGATCCCACATTGACCCGATTCCTCTCTGACATATTGATTTGGGCACTTCGAATTTTATTGTTTGTGACCTTTATTTCAAAATTGGGTATCGAAACCTCCTCTTTTGTTGCCATATTAGGAGCGATGGGTCTTGCCGTAGGTTTGTCTTTACAGGGCTCTCTATCCAATTTTGCAGGAGGAATGTTAATTATCGTATTCAAACCTTTCAAAGTAGGCGATACGATTGAAACACAAGGTGGAGTTATTGCAACAGTTGTAGAAATTCAGATTTTTGTAACCAAGATGTTAACCGCTAACAATCAAACTGTTTTTGTTCCAAATGGAGCTTTATCAAACGGTACCATTATCAATTATTCAATGCAAGGAGAACGAAGAGCCGATTTGACTTTTGCGGTTTCGTATGATTCTGATATAAAAAAGGCAAAGGACATTCTTTTGAACGTTTTAAACAACAATCCAAAAGTACTTAAAAAACCTGCTCCTGAGGTTTTTGTAAAAAACTTAACCGCAAGTTCTGTAGAGTTTGCCGTACGTCCATGGGCAAAAAACGCTAATTATGGAGCTGTTTTTTCTGAGACTTTAGAGAATTGTAAAGCGGCATTAGATGAAGCCGGAATTTCGGTTCAGCCGTATACTCTTCAAAAATAA
- a CDS encoding YtxH domain-containing protein produces the protein MGLSSFFKNLFGTAKDSATDLAHQAETTFEQAKEAAAPYIDKAETFAEETFAKAKEASEPLIETATDYAHQAKDIVSEYVEKASDSISDVIDSVKEKTTELTGETKAIVSETVTDSSEKTLTKADDVIDGTTNKE, from the coding sequence ATGGGATTATCTTCATTCTTTAAGAACTTATTTGGCACAGCCAAAGATTCTGCTACTGATCTGGCACATCAGGCCGAAACCACTTTTGAACAAGCCAAAGAGGCCGCTGCTCCTTATATTGATAAAGCAGAAACCTTCGCCGAAGAAACTTTCGCAAAAGCCAAAGAAGCATCAGAACCGCTGATTGAAACAGCAACGGATTATGCGCATCAGGCGAAAGATATTGTTAGCGAGTATGTTGAAAAAGCATCTGATTCTATAAGTGATGTAATTGATTCTGTAAAAGAAAAAACCACCGAACTAACCGGAGAAACTAAAGCAATTGTTTCAGAAACCGTAACGGATAGCAGCGAAAAAACGCTTACTAAAGCTGATGATGTTATTGATGGAACTACCAACAAGGAATAA
- a CDS encoding NifU family protein produces MTKITIKETQNPTILKFEFEDFITQNQSFEFKNIDEAQASPLAQQLFYLPFVKTVYISGNFIAIERYSIVEWEDVKDAVAEQITAFVDKGGVIINADETKAKKQPITVYGETTPNPAALKFVVSRMLTRNAVEYKNIDQTASSPLAKELFKFPYVKEVFIDENYISVTKYDINDWQEITLEVRTFIKQFIENGGTVLDESLIEVATKNDITKDEAFDKLDVTSQQIINILEEYVKPAVAADGGNIAFDSYNEEDKTVKVILQGACSGCPSSTFTLKSGIENMLKSMLNDEAIKVEAVNA; encoded by the coding sequence ATGACAAAAATCACCATAAAAGAAACTCAAAATCCAACAATCTTAAAGTTCGAATTTGAAGATTTTATTACTCAAAATCAAAGTTTCGAATTCAAAAATATTGACGAAGCACAAGCCTCCCCTTTAGCACAGCAATTGTTTTATTTACCGTTTGTAAAAACCGTTTATATTTCAGGAAACTTTATCGCCATCGAAAGATATAGTATTGTAGAATGGGAGGATGTAAAAGATGCCGTTGCCGAACAAATTACTGCATTTGTAGACAAAGGTGGCGTAATCATTAATGCGGATGAAACCAAAGCTAAAAAACAGCCGATCACCGTTTATGGAGAAACAACTCCAAATCCTGCAGCTCTAAAATTTGTGGTGAGCAGAATGCTGACAAGAAATGCGGTTGAATATAAAAATATCGATCAGACTGCTTCTTCTCCACTGGCCAAAGAGTTGTTCAAATTCCCGTATGTAAAAGAAGTTTTTATTGATGAAAATTATATTTCGGTAACCAAATACGACATCAACGACTGGCAGGAAATCACACTTGAAGTACGAACTTTTATCAAGCAGTTTATCGAAAACGGAGGAACTGTTTTAGATGAAAGTCTAATTGAAGTGGCTACAAAAAATGATATCACAAAAGACGAAGCATTTGACAAACTGGATGTTACTTCGCAACAAATCATTAACATTCTTGAAGAATATGTAAAACCGGCAGTTGCTGCTGACGGTGGAAATATTGCTTTTGATTCTTATAATGAAGAGGACAAAACGGTAAAAGTAATTCTACAAGGAGCTTGTAGTGGCTGCCCGTCTTCAACTTTTACTTTAAAAAGCGGAATCGAAAATATGCTAAAAAGCATGTTAAATGACGAAGCCATAAAAGTAGAGGCTGTAAACGCTTAA
- a CDS encoding PorP/SprF family type IX secretion system membrane protein, producing MKFRIRVLLFFLIVSTYSYSQEGIPVYSDYLSDNYYLIHPSMAGAANCAKIRLTARKQWFGQEDAPSLQTLTFNGRIGERSGAGIIIFNDKNGYHSQKGVKLTYAHHILFSRDELDLNQLSFGISGGVIQSQLDETKFGTTFDPIVFGSIQKDSYFNLDIGASYNYLDFYAHATVQGVLETRRELYTEYESNNLRKLLLSAGYVFGKRSKVTWEPSVLFQVFDKTKEKTIDLNLKAYKNMDFGSLWAALSYRKGFNGTQYGTNSGVAAQKLQYITPIVGVNYKNFMFAYTYSQVTGDVKFDTGGYHQITLGINLFCKKERYDCNCPAIN from the coding sequence ATGAAGTTTAGAATCAGAGTTTTATTGTTTTTTTTAATTGTATCAACCTACTCTTACTCACAAGAAGGGATACCAGTTTATTCGGACTATTTGTCAGATAATTATTACCTCATTCATCCGTCTATGGCGGGAGCGGCAAATTGTGCCAAAATTAGATTGACTGCCCGAAAACAGTGGTTTGGTCAGGAGGATGCTCCGTCTTTGCAAACCCTGACTTTTAATGGCAGGATAGGAGAGCGTTCAGGAGCCGGGATTATTATCTTTAACGATAAAAACGGTTACCATTCTCAAAAAGGGGTAAAACTTACCTATGCTCATCATATCTTGTTTTCCAGAGATGAACTCGATTTAAATCAGCTTTCATTTGGTATTAGTGGGGGAGTGATTCAGAGTCAATTGGATGAAACTAAATTTGGAACTACTTTTGACCCTATCGTTTTTGGTTCTATTCAAAAAGATTCGTACTTTAATTTAGATATTGGAGCATCGTACAACTATCTTGATTTTTATGCCCATGCAACAGTTCAGGGCGTTCTGGAAACCCGAAGAGAATTGTACACCGAATATGAAAGTAATAATCTGAGAAAGCTTCTTTTAAGCGCGGGATATGTTTTTGGAAAAAGAAGTAAAGTGACCTGGGAGCCATCTGTATTGTTTCAGGTGTTCGATAAAACAAAAGAAAAGACTATCGATTTAAACCTTAAGGCTTATAAAAATATGGATTTTGGAAGTCTTTGGGCTGCCTTGTCTTATCGAAAAGGTTTTAATGGTACCCAGTACGGCACTAATAGTGGAGTAGCTGCGCAAAAACTACAGTATATCACGCCAATCGTTGGGGTGAATTATAAAAATTTCATGTTTGCCTATACCTACTCTCAGGTTACCGGTGATGTGAAATTTGATACGGGTGGTTACCACCAAATTACACTGGGAATCAATTTATTTTGTAAAAAGGAACGTTACGACTGTAATTGCCCTGCCATTAATTAA
- a CDS encoding gamma carbonic anhydrase family protein: protein MLIKSVNGKTPLIPEDCYVAENATIVGDVTFGDSCSVWFNAVIRGDVNFITIGNKVNIQDGAIIHCTYQKHPTIIGSNVSIGHNAIVHGCTIHDNVLIGMGAIVMDNCVVESNSIIAAGAVVTQNMVITSGSIYAGVPAKKVKDIDQSDFAGEIERISNNYVMYSGWFKNEE, encoded by the coding sequence ATGCTGATTAAATCTGTAAACGGAAAAACACCTTTGATTCCAGAAGATTGTTACGTGGCCGAAAATGCTACAATTGTAGGCGATGTGACTTTTGGAGATTCCTGCAGTGTTTGGTTTAATGCCGTTATTCGTGGTGATGTTAACTTCATTACTATTGGAAATAAGGTGAACATTCAGGATGGTGCTATCATCCATTGTACGTATCAAAAACACCCTACTATTATAGGCAGCAATGTTTCCATAGGACACAATGCCATTGTTCATGGCTGCACGATTCACGATAATGTTTTGATTGGTATGGGGGCTATTGTTATGGATAATTGTGTGGTTGAAAGCAACTCGATTATTGCAGCCGGTGCTGTCGTTACTCAGAATATGGTTATAACTTCAGGAAGTATTTATGCAGGTGTCCCGGCTAAAAAAGTAAAAGACATTGATCAGTCTGATTTTGCAGGCGAAATTGAGCGTATTTCAAACAATTACGTCATGTATTCCGGCTGGTTTAAAAACGAAGAATAA
- a CDS encoding LytR/AlgR family response regulator transcription factor, with protein MKCVIIDDEPLAVELLEDFVQKVDSLELIHTFNNAIDAISFINQNNVDLIFLDIQMPHFSGIDFLNTIEKKPLVIFTTAFSDYAVEGFNLGAVDYLVKPIPFHRFLKSVVRAQQVLNPTTTVQVISEHTTSPELEQDFMFVRAEYENVKMNFSDILFIEGLKDYVKIYTIDNKFTLTLISLIKLENLLSNKGFSRIHRSYIINIKHVKSIQKNKVLISDKRIPISESYKTSFFERINL; from the coding sequence ATGAAATGTGTAATTATAGACGATGAACCTTTAGCAGTTGAATTGCTGGAAGATTTTGTTCAAAAAGTAGATTCTCTCGAATTGATCCATACTTTTAACAATGCCATTGATGCCATTTCTTTCATCAATCAAAACAATGTTGATTTGATTTTTCTGGACATCCAGATGCCGCATTTCTCAGGAATCGATTTCTTAAATACGATCGAGAAAAAACCATTGGTTATTTTCACAACTGCTTTTTCTGATTATGCTGTTGAAGGTTTCAACCTCGGAGCAGTCGATTATTTGGTCAAACCCATTCCGTTTCACCGGTTTTTAAAATCGGTCGTGCGGGCACAGCAGGTATTAAATCCGACCACAACGGTTCAGGTTATTTCAGAACACACTACTTCGCCGGAACTGGAACAGGATTTTATGTTCGTAAGAGCGGAGTACGAAAATGTAAAAATGAATTTCTCTGACATTCTATTTATTGAAGGACTAAAAGATTACGTAAAAATTTATACTATTGATAACAAATTTACTCTCACACTAATCAGTTTAATTAAGCTTGAAAATCTGCTTTCGAACAAAGGTTTTTCCCGAATTCACCGCTCTTATATCATCAATATAAAACACGTGAAATCCATTCAGAAGAATAAAGTTTTGATTAGTGATAAACGTATTCCTATTAGTGAAAGCTATAAGACTTCTTTCTTCGAAAGAATCAACCTTTAG
- a CDS encoding sensor histidine kinase — MTVDTIRNTSSNKILFHGIIWIFFILTSLIQFYESPFKVSPDFYVQWGTGIVLFYLNYFYLVPVLLLEKKYWLYFVFVSALILLFMVIRLNYFIPDFAQTRVVKALPPPEVLKLIHKGGRLKTFVATKQPLFFKIGPSFFYILIITISAVIRTLTEFYNNQQNKLIAETHRTNTELIYLRKQTNPHFLFNSLNSIYSLAHKKSDLVPDAIVTLSELMRYMLYETDNKTVDLEKEINYIQNYIELQKLRLNNIEDIVINVHGDTRNKFIEPLLLISFVENAFKYGTDYKGAAHVKIKIFILNSSLDFWIENTIEDYSKDPDNSGIGLVNIQNRLDLLYPNAHKLDITQDDEFFRVHLNLELDKIQTAID, encoded by the coding sequence ATGACAGTAGATACGATTAGAAATACCAGTTCAAACAAAATTCTATTTCATGGTATCATTTGGATTTTCTTTATTCTGACTTCATTAATTCAATTTTATGAAAGTCCGTTTAAAGTTAGTCCTGATTTTTATGTGCAGTGGGGTACAGGAATTGTTTTGTTTTATCTGAACTATTTTTATCTGGTTCCTGTTTTGCTGTTGGAAAAAAAGTACTGGCTGTACTTTGTGTTTGTATCTGCCCTGATTTTACTTTTTATGGTTATCAGACTCAATTATTTTATTCCTGATTTTGCTCAGACACGAGTCGTAAAAGCTTTACCGCCGCCGGAAGTTCTTAAACTGATCCATAAAGGCGGGAGACTAAAGACTTTTGTGGCTACAAAACAGCCCTTATTTTTTAAAATCGGTCCCTCTTTTTTTTATATTTTGATCATTACCATTAGTGCAGTTATCAGAACACTGACCGAATTTTACAACAATCAGCAAAACAAATTAATCGCCGAAACACACCGAACCAATACAGAGTTGATCTATCTGCGCAAACAAACCAATCCGCATTTTTTATTCAATTCATTAAATAGTATTTATTCTCTGGCACACAAAAAATCAGATTTAGTTCCGGATGCGATCGTTACCTTATCAGAATTGATGCGCTATATGCTGTATGAAACCGATAACAAAACGGTCGATTTAGAAAAAGAAATCAATTACATCCAGAACTACATTGAATTGCAAAAACTCAGATTAAACAATATTGAAGACATCGTAATCAATGTTCATGGAGACACCAGAAACAAATTTATTGAACCTTTATTATTGATTTCCTTTGTCGAAAATGCGTTCAAATACGGAACCGATTACAAAGGTGCTGCTCACGTAAAAATTAAAATATTCATTCTAAACAGCAGTCTGGATTTCTGGATTGAAAATACGATTGAAGACTATAGTAAAGATCCTGACAACTCAGGAATTGGACTGGTCAACATTCAAAACCGACTGGATCTACTTTATCCCAATGCGCATAAACTTGATATCACACAAGACGACGAATTTTTTCGCGTGCATTTGAATTTGGAATTGGATAAAATTCAAACCGCGATAGATTAA
- a CDS encoding DUF4907 domain-containing protein: MALILQFLACAKKEPFTIEAFKTTSGWGYSIALKDKIIIKQAIIPVINDSKSFSTKSDALKMAQLVVTRLHQNRSPTITKNDLILLKIKL; this comes from the coding sequence ATGGCACTTATTTTACAATTTTTAGCCTGTGCGAAAAAGGAACCTTTTACGATCGAAGCCTTCAAAACTACGTCAGGTTGGGGTTATTCGATTGCTTTAAAGGATAAAATCATTATCAAGCAGGCTATTATTCCGGTAATAAACGACTCTAAAAGCTTTAGTACAAAAAGTGATGCTCTAAAAATGGCTCAGCTGGTAGTAACCAGACTCCATCAAAATAGATCCCCCACAATAACCAAAAATGACTTAATTTTATTAAAAATAAAATTATAA
- a CDS encoding Kelch repeat-containing protein — MNNLKKGILFATLFSGLFFISCSNDSSEELIGNWVKKSAFDGPARSSATSFVIGDFAYVATGYTGDVYLKDLWSYNSTGDYWEQKADLPGIGRSSASAFALNQKGYIGLGYDGTNKLKDFYQYDPSSNTWVQKTDFAGTGRYAAVGFQAGGKAYFGTGYDGNYLKDFYQYNDQANSWTLVNGFSGNKRRNATAFVIADKVYLGTGINNGVYQEDFWEFDPVTEAWTRKRDIDKDTEDDSSYNDDYAVVRSNASAFAMNGLGYVVGGDNIKTIWEYNPTTDLWAEKTPMEGATRTDAVGFAINNRGFYMLGRTGSTYFDDAWEFKPLEAQTSNDN, encoded by the coding sequence ATGAATAATTTAAAAAAAGGAATACTATTCGCGACGCTGTTTTCTGGTCTCTTTTTTATAAGCTGCAGCAATGACAGCAGCGAGGAGCTAATAGGAAACTGGGTTAAAAAATCGGCATTCGACGGACCCGCAAGATCCAGTGCGACCAGTTTTGTCATTGGCGATTTTGCTTATGTCGCAACAGGTTATACCGGAGATGTTTATCTGAAAGATTTATGGTCGTATAATTCAACGGGAGATTACTGGGAACAAAAAGCGGATCTTCCGGGTATTGGAAGAAGTTCTGCCTCGGCTTTTGCCTTAAATCAAAAAGGATATATTGGTTTGGGTTATGACGGAACTAATAAATTAAAAGATTTTTATCAGTACGATCCCAGCAGCAATACCTGGGTCCAAAAGACTGATTTTGCCGGAACAGGCCGCTACGCAGCGGTAGGTTTTCAGGCGGGTGGAAAAGCCTATTTTGGAACCGGTTATGATGGAAATTACCTGAAAGATTTCTATCAGTACAACGATCAAGCCAATAGCTGGACGCTTGTAAATGGTTTTAGCGGAAATAAAAGACGTAATGCCACTGCTTTTGTAATTGCCGATAAAGTTTATTTGGGAACGGGAATTAATAACGGAGTATATCAGGAGGATTTTTGGGAATTTGATCCCGTGACTGAGGCATGGACCAGAAAACGAGACATTGATAAAGATACTGAAGACGACAGCTCCTACAATGATGATTATGCTGTTGTTCGCTCAAATGCCTCTGCTTTTGCCATGAATGGTTTGGGATATGTTGTAGGAGGAGATAACATCAAAACCATCTGGGAATATAACCCCACCACGGATTTATGGGCAGAAAAAACACCTATGGAAGGGGCGACCAGAACAGATGCCGTTGGCTTTGCCATCAACAATCGTGGTTTTTATATGCTGGGAAGAACGGGTTCAACCTATTTTGATGATGCGTGGGAATTTAAACCGTTAGAAGCACAAACAAGTAATGACAACTAA
- a CDS encoding DUF6268 family outer membrane beta-barrel protein: protein MKIRILIRSFFLISFFSMEAQETIGINLDLKTEPTAKADFTESSIVLSYSKKTDTKNKITNTLAYSNLNVNYEPGSYKTRENQEHFNQIKNNFKISHDFSNTFNMSFSIVPTVNFQSSPGLDDTSLLGSLEMNQQFNSKARLTIGISRSAVLGNPKFLPVVSFNYKFSNESSLLIGFPDSKISYSNNIRNTFNLTNSFNGNFYHLDEAKQGIDNAAKATLSQMTTAFEYERNVDQNWFLNFKAGYDFDKKYSRTDKDNHRVYDFNTGNSYVLGIGIKYKQ, encoded by the coding sequence ATGAAAATAAGAATACTAATTCGTTCGTTTTTTTTGATTTCGTTTTTCAGTATGGAAGCTCAGGAGACTATTGGCATTAACCTGGATTTAAAAACAGAGCCAACTGCAAAAGCTGATTTTACAGAAAGTAGTATTGTTCTATCCTACAGCAAAAAGACTGACACTAAAAACAAAATAACAAACACGTTAGCGTATTCGAATTTAAACGTGAATTACGAACCAGGCAGCTACAAAACACGGGAGAACCAGGAGCATTTCAATCAGATTAAAAACAATTTTAAAATTTCACATGATTTCTCCAATACATTTAATATGAGTTTTTCGATTGTTCCCACAGTAAATTTTCAAAGCAGTCCGGGTCTGGATGACACTTCTCTTTTGGGAAGTTTGGAAATGAATCAGCAGTTCAATTCAAAAGCCAGACTTACAATTGGAATTTCGAGATCAGCTGTACTGGGTAATCCTAAGTTCTTACCTGTAGTGTCTTTCAATTATAAATTCAGCAATGAAAGCAGTTTGCTAATTGGCTTCCCGGATTCAAAGATTTCGTACTCCAATAATATTCGCAACACTTTTAATCTGACCAATAGCTTCAACGGTAATTTTTATCATCTGGATGAGGCAAAACAAGGAATTGATAACGCAGCGAAAGCTACGCTGTCGCAAATGACTACAGCATTCGAATATGAAAGAAATGTAGACCAGAACTGGTTTCTAAATTTTAAGGCCGGCTATGATTTTGACAAGAAATACAGTAGAACAGACAAAGACAATCATAGAGTTTATGATTTTAATACCGGTAACAGCTATGTCTTAGGAATTGGCATCAAATACAAACAATAA